From a single Silene latifolia isolate original U9 population chromosome 6, ASM4854445v1, whole genome shotgun sequence genomic region:
- the LOC141586617 gene encoding UPF0481 protein At3g47200-like, with protein MALEQQQWVIGIRHKLNQGGQVENDAPWTKHSIYKVPSWMKDGEQPNDDRIVGYIPEIISFGPYHRGEPHLQQMEAHKWRVLNHMLNRDTQDITVYLTAVQELEHTARACYESPVSSLTSNEFVEMMVLDGCFVLEFLRGTKHEFHNLGYEEKDPVFYKDSICHVIATDLMKLENQIPLIVLQKLIEIQYIDNPNINKVPELVMWVLTPRWITINAPATEKHLNHMRDVVANEHGSELEPPMVHCLDVFRRSLMYKPEYRPNTCCGLKLVRDKLIKRLKLVRGKLKWEAKSSDNCEHVMANCISDLRKAGVKFKPRNKLPFWDIQFKQCSGVLEIHPFKIDNASETVFRNLIAFEQCHMNNPWDMVVTNYVAFMDNLIDTASDVAYLHKAKIIVHYLGSDQEVADLFNRLVKKVYVNKKTGVLHDVYDKLNEYCSHRRNWWRASLQNEYLHNPWVIISIFVALLLFLLTAVQTAYTVYAYYKPPS; from the coding sequence ATGGCCTTAGAACAACAACAATGGGTGATCGGCATTCGGCATAAACTCAACCAAGGAGGCCAAGTCGAGAACGACGCGCCATGGACAAAACACTCGATATACAAAGTCCCTAGTTGGATGAAAGACGGAGAACAACCTAACGATGACAGAATCGTAGGTTATATACCCGAGATAATCTCATTCGGACCTTACCATCGTGGTGAGCCACACCTACAGCAAATGGAGGCCCATAAATGGCGTGTCCTCAATCACATGCTAAACCGAGATACTCAAGACATAACCGTGTACTTAACCGCAGTTCAGGAACTCGAACACACAGCTCGAGCTTGTTACGAGTCACCAGTGTCATCACTCACAAGCAACGAGTTTGTCGAAATGATGGTTCTTGACGGTTGTTTTGTGTTGGAATTTCTAAGGGGCACAAAACATGAGTTCCACAATCTAGGTTACGAGGAGAAGGACCCGGTTTTTTATAAGGATTCTATATGTCACGTGATTGCCACGGATTTGATGAAACTTGAGAATCAAATCCCACTTATTGTCCTTCAAAAGCTCATCGAGATCCAATACATAGACAATCCAAACATCAATAAGGTCCCAGAGTTAGTTATGTGGGTTCTAACTCCGAGATGGATTACAATTAACGCTCCTGCCACAGAGAAACATCTTAATCACATGCGGGATGTGGTTGCTAATGAACACGGTTCCGAGCTCGAGCCGCCCATGGTTCATTGCCTTGATGTTTTTCGGAGAAGCCTAATGTACAAACCCGAATATCGTCCTAATACTTGCTGTGGGTTGAAATTAGTAAGGGATAAACTTATTAAACGGTTGAAATTAGTACGGGGTAAACTTAAATGGGAAGCGAAATCATCTGACAATTGCGAACATGTCATGGCTAACTGTATTTCCGACCTAAGAAAGGCCGGGGTTAAGTTCAAACCAAGGAATAAGCTCCCGTTCTGGGATATACAATTCAAGCAATGTTCCGGAGTTCTCGAGATACACCCTTTCAAAATTGACAACGCGAGTGAGACTGTTTTCCGAAACCTGATAGCATTCGAGCAGTGTCACATGAATAACCCCTGGGACATGGTTGTCACCAATTACGTGGCTTTTATGGATAATTTGATAGACACGGCTTCTGATGTCGCGTACCTCCATAAAGCCAAGATTATAGTACATTATTTAGGGAGCGACCAGGAAGTTGCAGACTTGTTCAATAGGCTTGTGAAGAAGGTGTATGTTAACAAGAAGACGGGGGTATTACACGACGTATATGATAAGTTGAACGAGTATTGTAGCCATCGAAGGAACTGGTGGCGCGCAAGTTTGCAAAATGAGTATCTTCATAATCCTTGGGTTATCATCTCTATTTTCGTTGCGCTTTTGTTGTTTTTACTTACTGCTGTACAAACTGCTTATACCGTCTATGCTTATTATAAGCCTCCTAGCTAA